The Chroogloeocystis siderophila 5.2 s.c.1 DNA segment ACTACGCAAGGCAATTGCTGTTGCAAAAAGAACAGTCTATCTTAATGCAGCTAGTGTCCCTCGTATCGTACAAGTGGAAAGCGATCGCCAGCGGAATTTTTCACTTGTGTACTTGCAAGATAGTACTGTGACTCAAGTTTCTTTGGTGTGGTTACATCAAAACTACAAAATAGCGTCTGAACAAATTCTTTATCAAAATAGTAGCTCTTTAATGCAGCCAGTATAGCTGATAGAATGTATTATGGCTAATAGCAAATAGCTAAAAGTCAAACTGGAGAGGTGGCAGAGTGGTCGATTGCGTCCGACTTGAAATCGGATGAAGTGAAAGCTTCCGGGAGTTCGAATCTCCCCCTCTCCGTTGTTACAGCAATGTCTGCGTCTATTAAAGGATTTGGCGAATAAATAAAATTGCTCCTTATATGTTGAGTCAGTACTAATTAGGATGTTATTCAGTGTCCAAAGCGTATAAACATCTAGACACGATCGCAGCGTTATTTGTTACGGTACTACTCATCTCAAATGTCACTTCGACAAAAATTGTTACCTTTGGACCGTTTACCTTTGATGGGGGAACGCTATTGTTTCCCCTAAGCTATATTTTTGGGGACGTTCTGACAGAGGTTTATGGATATGCGCGATCGCGTAAAGTCATTTGGCTAGGATTTTTCTCAGCTTTGTTAATGTCTGTGACATTTATTGTTGTTGGAATTCTCCCACCTGCACCGGATTGGCAATATCAAACCGCATATAATCAAATTCTTGGACTTACACCGAGAATCGTGGCAGCAAGTTTAGTTGCGTATTTTGTTGGTGAGTTTGCCAACTCCTTGACTTTGGCGAAATTAAAACTTGTTACCCACGGACGATGGCTGTGGATGCGGACGATTGGTTCCACTTTAGTAGGTCAAATTTTAGATACAGCAATATTTATTCTGGTTGCGTTTAGCGGCGTTGTCCCAAATAATTTATTGTGGACATTAATTGTGTCGAACTATTTATTCAAATGTGGAGTGGAAATTTTGTTTACTCCTGTGACGTACTGGACTACAGGATGGTTGAAGCAACAGGAGAAGGAAGATTACTACGATATCAACACAGACTTTAATCCATTCCACTCAGGTTAGTTAACAGAGAACACTCCTGATGAAAACGTATGACTGGATTGTAATCGGCGGTGGAATTACAGGTGCAGCATTAAGCTATGAGTTAGTCAAACAAAACTTTGCTGTATTACTCCTTGAAAAAGAAGCAACACCACACAATGCTACTTATTACAGTTATGGTGGTTTAGCGTATTGGTCAGGGACAACCGATTTAACGAAGCAACTTTGTGAAGAAGGAATTACCCGTCACCGCTTGCTATCTCAAGAGTTAAACGCGGATACTGAGTTGCGGGAATTAGATTTACTCTTGACGATTGATCGCGATGACAATCCAGAAACTGTAGCTGCATCTTATGCACAATTTGCGATTCCACCACGATTACTGAGTGTCGATGAAGCGTGCGAATTAGAACCATTATTGAATAAAGATGCGATCGCTGGGGCGCTGAGTGTTAAACACGGACACATCAACGCCGAAAAACTTGCCGAAGCATACATTCAAGCATTCTTACGTGCGGGTGGTACGATGTACGTGGCACAGGTGTGGGAGTTATTGCGTGAAGGTCAACGTATCATTGGCGTGAAAACAAAAACAAATACTTACCATGCTGCTAATACTGTAGTGTGTGCAGGTGGCTTTAGCCGCGCATTACTTAAATCAGCCGGAATTTCAGTCCGTGTATATTTCACTCATGCAGAAATCATCGCCACTCCACCTGTCGATGTCGAGTTACGCACCCTCGTCATGCCAGCGGTATTGAAAAGATTTCAATTAGAAGCAGACTCTACAAAAGATGATAGTCTATGGAATTCTGGAAATGAAACATTGCCACCAATTTTAGACCCAGGAGCCGTTCAATTTCGCGATCGCCGATTATATTTGGGTCAAATGAGTCGGGTACTGACAGAACCTTTTGCACCTATCGACGCGGTTAGTAGCGAAACAGCACTCAGAAACAGTGTTGGAATGATATTACCAAAACTCAAAAACTTACCAGGATCATGGCATCATTGCCTAGTTGCCTTTAGTGGTGATCGCCTACCATTGATTGGGGCAATTCCTGATTTTGAAGGTATTCATATTTTCTCAGGCTTTAGCAATCCCTTAGTCCTCATACCTCCGCTAGCACAACGGTTTGCGCGGTCAATAGCAGGTCAAGCTGATGATATTATTCCTCAGCTTACCCCAGCGCGAATTCACTTGAAAGGGGCGAGGAACGATGATTAAGGAGTGAGAGGAAAAAGTAGTAGCCGAAATTACTCCCATAGATGTTCTTCTACGTGGCAATTCGGTTAAATGGATACTGAGCACTTGATATCGATATAACGATGAAACCGAACGATGAAAACGGGAAACTTCCAGTAGAAAAACGCCCGTTTCAAGTATTAATCATTTCTGGGTCAAATCGCCGTCAGTATAATTGTCCTGGAGTTGATTCTAAATCGCGTACATTGATGCTACGCATGGCAGAACGCCTTCCGCAAGATTGGGAAATTGACTACGAAGATCTCGGTAACGTTTACGCGCGCGAACATATTCAAAGCTGTAATGCTTGTGCTTCAACTTCAATGGCATTATGTGTATGGCCTTGCAATTGTTATGAACCTAACAGTAAAGCTGAACCAGACTTAATGTGGAATCTCAATTTATATTCCCGTCTCGATCTTGCGGATGCATGGGCGATTATTGGTCCAATCAACTGGTATGCGCCCAGCAGTAATTTAAAGCTGATGTTCGATCGTTTGGTGTGTATGAGTGGTGGTAATCCTCGTGAAGACTTAATCGATCATAAAGATCCTGAAAAAGCAATGCGACTCGAACATTCTCCAGAGTGGGAAGAACTGAGTATGAACCACTTAGAAGGACGCACAGCAGGCTTTTTCTGCTATGGAGACAATGGCGCTGATGAACTTGATTCTACAGGACGACCCAAACACCTCAAACATAAACATTACTTCGATCCAGAAGAAAAACCGTTTGAGAATGAACGCAATGCTTATGCACCAATTGTTTGGCAATCTCGTTATAGTGGAATTGAAGTTCCAGATCACCTCTGGCGCTATGTAGAAATTGGTCACGGGAAGAAGTATAGCGATAACCAAGCTGAAGATATTGAGGAAGAACCAAATTTTTACGATAAGTTTGATGCTTGGACGGATACTTTTGCAGACTTTGTCCACCAAAAAGGAAAAGTGCCACCTAACAAGTACCGCGCCTATGGTTACAAACCACCTAGCCACTTGTGGGACGATATTAAGCTAGGTTGGCGTAATGTACGTATGGGATTAGGAATTCCTCCTAAAGATTCTTCACCAGCAGAACAACAAGCACAAGGACTCAATCAAGACGCAAAACTGTCATTCTACAAAAGTGAAGGCGAAAAACTGCGCGATTAGGATGAAATAAATTATAGGAGAGTGGCTCAGCCATTCTCCTTACATCTTATTATCTAAATTTAGATGAGTGACACTCTATACTAAGTAAGTGGGTAAAAATAAACATAACTTAAGGGCAGGTATTTGGTAACTGGTCATTGGTCATTGGAAAGAGTCTCTATTATTCATTACCTATTACCTGACAGATGTTACGTGTGATATTTAATTATGTCCACCTACTTAGAAGATGAATTTGAGTCTGCAATTCGTGATGCAAGTGTAGAAGTGTTGAATGGAAGCTACAGCGAATTCCAGATTAGTGAAATAGTTGATAGAGAGCAAGTGATTCTGGTAGTTTGGCAGTTTTTGATAATAATATATTCCCATACTGTTAAAGAATTACACCATTTCACCAAATAAAAACTACAAACCATTTCTCCTCTGCTCCTGAAGCTACCTATTTGTAGTAAATTCAAAGTGACATGGTATTGCCTGCAATTATTAAGTGAAAAGTTGGTTCAGCTTCCAAGAGGAGAAGATTGGAAACCTGGAAAAAATAATCTAGAATTTTGACTTGTAAATTTAAGCTAACTAATCAACTTGAGTAACCAGTTTTGTGTCATACGAGGTGACTGTAAATGAATAATTTCAAGATGAGAATATTCCAGTTTACTTAGTAGAATAGGGTACTCTTGTTTTCGGCGGCGATAAGTTTGAATTGCTCAGAGAATGATCGAATCACGACTTAATATCGTTTGCCAAGTTTCATAGTTGCCATTACAAACCGCTTCTTGCTTCATCATAGTATTTAAGAATGCAAATCGATAATTGGTAATTGAAGACGATTATTTAGTCATGCTCGATTACCAACCACACTTGACTAGCTGCCCCTCAAGTTGTATATTCGGCATTAATTTTGACGTAATCGTAACTTAAGTCACAGCCCCAAGCTTTACCAAAACCTGAACCATTACCAAGACTTACAGCAATAATTACAGGGTTGTCGATTCTTTGCTGTGGTGCATTTGCGCGGTCAAATGGTAGTGATATTCCGGCTTCAACAACAGAAAAATCATT contains these protein-coding regions:
- a CDS encoding queuosine precursor transporter — translated: MSKAYKHLDTIAALFVTVLLISNVTSTKIVTFGPFTFDGGTLLFPLSYIFGDVLTEVYGYARSRKVIWLGFFSALLMSVTFIVVGILPPAPDWQYQTAYNQILGLTPRIVAASLVAYFVGEFANSLTLAKLKLVTHGRWLWMRTIGSTLVGQILDTAIFILVAFSGVVPNNLLWTLIVSNYLFKCGVEILFTPVTYWTTGWLKQQEKEDYYDINTDFNPFHSG
- a CDS encoding NAD(P)/FAD-dependent oxidoreductase; its protein translation is MKTYDWIVIGGGITGAALSYELVKQNFAVLLLEKEATPHNATYYSYGGLAYWSGTTDLTKQLCEEGITRHRLLSQELNADTELRELDLLLTIDRDDNPETVAASYAQFAIPPRLLSVDEACELEPLLNKDAIAGALSVKHGHINAEKLAEAYIQAFLRAGGTMYVAQVWELLREGQRIIGVKTKTNTYHAANTVVCAGGFSRALLKSAGISVRVYFTHAEIIATPPVDVELRTLVMPAVLKRFQLEADSTKDDSLWNSGNETLPPILDPGAVQFRDRRLYLGQMSRVLTEPFAPIDAVSSETALRNSVGMILPKLKNLPGSWHHCLVAFSGDRLPLIGAIPDFEGIHIFSGFSNPLVLIPPLAQRFARSIAGQADDIIPQLTPARIHLKGARNDD
- a CDS encoding NAD(P)H-dependent oxidoreductase; the protein is MKPNDENGKLPVEKRPFQVLIISGSNRRQYNCPGVDSKSRTLMLRMAERLPQDWEIDYEDLGNVYAREHIQSCNACASTSMALCVWPCNCYEPNSKAEPDLMWNLNLYSRLDLADAWAIIGPINWYAPSSNLKLMFDRLVCMSGGNPREDLIDHKDPEKAMRLEHSPEWEELSMNHLEGRTAGFFCYGDNGADELDSTGRPKHLKHKHYFDPEEKPFENERNAYAPIVWQSRYSGIEVPDHLWRYVEIGHGKKYSDNQAEDIEEEPNFYDKFDAWTDTFADFVHQKGKVPPNKYRAYGYKPPSHLWDDIKLGWRNVRMGLGIPPKDSSPAEQQAQGLNQDAKLSFYKSEGEKLRD